A single region of the Hippopotamus amphibius kiboko isolate mHipAmp2 chromosome 6, mHipAmp2.hap2, whole genome shotgun sequence genome encodes:
- the LOC130856060 gene encoding protein phosphatase inhibitor 2-like, with protein sequence MAASTASHRPIKGILKNKSSTASSVVASAEQPGRSVDEELSKKSQKWDEMNILATYHPADKDYGLMKIDEPSTPYHSVVGDDEDALSDLETTEALAPDILARKLTAAAAESSEPKYRVREQESSGDEDSDLSPEEREKKRQFEMKRKLHYNEGLNIKLARQLISKDLHDDEEDEEMSEPAAGESMNTEESNQGSAASDQLQNKSQSS encoded by the coding sequence ATGGCGGCCTCGACGGCCTCGCACCGGCCCATCAAGGGGATCCTGAAGAACAAGAGCTCGACGGCTTCCTCGGTGGTGGCCTCGGCCGAGCAGCCCGGCAGGAGTGTGGACGAGGAGCTGAGTAAAAAGTCCCAGAAGTGGGATGAAATGAACATCCTGGCAACATATCATCCAGCAGACAAAGACTATGGTTTAATGAAAATAGATGAACCTAGCACTCCTTACCATAGTGTGGTCGGCGACGATGAAGACGCACTGAGTGATTTAGAAACCACCGAAGCCCTGGCCCCAGATATCTTAGCTAGGAAAttaactgctgctgctgctgaaagCTCGGAACCAAAGTATCGAGTTCGTGAACAAGAAAGCAGTGGAGATGAGGATAGTGACCTGTCACCTGAAGAACGAGAAAAAAAGCGACAGtttgaaatgaaaaggaagctTCACTACAATGAAGGACTGAATATTAAATTAGCTAGACAGTTAATTTCAAAAGACCTACATGATGATGAGGAGGATGAAGAAATGTCAGAGCCTGCAGCTGGAGAAAGCATGAATACAGAAGAATCAAATCAAGGATCTGCTGCAAGTGACCAACTGCAGAACAAATCACAGAGTTCATAG